Genomic segment of Fusobacterium perfoetens:
AACATCTAAAACTTCTTTTCCTTCATAGTTTCCGATACCAGCTATTACATCATCAGAAATAGCAATATCTCCTTCTATAATTCTTGCTGAATAAACATCTACAACTTTACAATTTTTTATAACTAGGTCAGCTGGAATTCTACCAGCTGCCACATCAACAAGTTTTTTTAATTGCTCTTTTGTCATCTTCCTTACCTCCAAAAATTATAAATTTTCTTCTATAATAGGATTAATAACTTCTAAAGCTATACAATCAACAGGACCTAAATCTGTGATAGCATAATCAGGTATAGCTGTTATAGGTAAGAAGAACATATACATTAAAGGTTCTGGTAAGTCACAACCTAAATCATTTGCTGCTTTAGAAAGTAATTTTTCTATTCTAGCAATTTCACTAGGCTCAGCGTCGCTACAAATTCCACCTACTGGTAAAGGTAAAAATTCAATAACTTCTCCATCACAAACAACAACTTGTCCTCCACCATTTTCAATTAAATGGTTTACAGCCACTGCCATATCATTTGCGTTAGCTCCTAATACAACAATGTTGTTATCGTCTGGGGCAGCTGATGATGCCATAGCTCCTTTTTTAAGTTTCCATCCAGAGCAGAATCCTAAAGATTTATTTCCATTTCTTCCGAATCTCTCAATAACTGATACCATCAATACGTCATTTTCTACATCTGGTTGTACAAAATGATTTTCTACATTAAGGATAGCATCTCTTCTTTTTCTTACGAAAGGTCCAATAACGTTCATTGATAAAACTTTTACTTTTCCACTTTCTTGAGTTACTTTATACATAAAGTCTTCAGCTGTAACTCTGTCACATTTTAATCTGCTTGTTAATAATTCACTTCTTTTTGGAGCTTGTAAGTCGTAAGTTAATTTTTTATTTTTTGCTACAACTTTTCCGTTTGTTATAACTGTTTCTACATTAAATTTTTCTAAATTATCTACTAATAATATATCAGCAATTCTTCCTGGACAAACAGAACCGATTAAATGATCAATTCTATAAGCTTCAGCACTATTAATTGTTGCCATTTGAATTGCAGTCATTGGGTCAATTCCTTGTTCTATAGTAAGTCTTACAACATTATCTAAATGTCCTTTTTCTAAAACGTCACTTGCTGTAACGTCGTCAGTACAGAAACTTACTCTTCTAGCAAATGCTGGATTTACTTCTGTAACAGCTCTCATATTTTCTTTTAAGAAATGAGTTACTGAAGATTCTCTTATAAGCATATGCATACCATTTCTCATTTTTTCTACTACTTCTTCGTGATCATAACTTTCATGGTCTAAACGAACTCCACCACATAGATATCCATTTAATTCTTTTCCTCTAGCCATTGGAGCACAACCGAATACTGGTAAACGATTTTTTGCTGCCTCAACAATTGCACCTAAAGTATTTTCATCTTCTTCTTGGATAAACTCTCTAACAGTTTCCCATACACCAAAACATTCTTTCCATTTTTGTACTTCTTGGTGAGTTTCTTTTGTAAAGTTATAAGCTATTGTTGATTGAGGGATTGTATAAGGAGTTTGATGAGGTGCTCCCCAGAAAACTTTCAAAGGACTTTTTTCAATTTCTTCAAAAATTTCTTTTAATCCGTCTAATCCTGCAACAGATATATATTCATCTAAACCAGATATCATACTTGTAGTTCCACAAGGTACAACAGCTTTTGCATAACTTGTGATACTTAATTTACTACATTCACTGTGAATGTGTCCGTCGATTAATCCTGGAGTGATATATTTTCCAGTTGCATCTAAAATTTCTGTGTTTTCTCCAATGTAATCTTCTACATTTCCGATAGCCACTATTTTATCTTC
This window contains:
- a CDS encoding adenine deaminase, whose protein sequence is MKEITVENLKQLVRAGRGLIPATLVIKNGNLVNVMSSEIYPADVAIYEDKIVAIGNVEDYIGENTEILDATGKYITPGLIDGHIHSECSKLSITSYAKAVVPCGTTSMISGLDEYISVAGLDGLKEIFEEIEKSPLKVFWGAPHQTPYTIPQSTIAYNFTKETHQEVQKWKECFGVWETVREFIQEEDENTLGAIVEAAKNRLPVFGCAPMARGKELNGYLCGGVRLDHESYDHEEVVEKMRNGMHMLIRESSVTHFLKENMRAVTEVNPAFARRVSFCTDDVTASDVLEKGHLDNVVRLTIEQGIDPMTAIQMATINSAEAYRIDHLIGSVCPGRIADILLVDNLEKFNVETVITNGKVVAKNKKLTYDLQAPKRSELLTSRLKCDRVTAEDFMYKVTQESGKVKVLSMNVIGPFVRKRRDAILNVENHFVQPDVENDVLMVSVIERFGRNGNKSLGFCSGWKLKKGAMASSAAPDDNNIVVLGANANDMAVAVNHLIENGGGQVVVCDGEVIEFLPLPVGGICSDAEPSEIARIEKLLSKAANDLGCDLPEPLMYMFFLPITAIPDYAITDLGPVDCIALEVINPIIEENL